A single region of the Portunus trituberculatus isolate SZX2019 chromosome 29, ASM1759143v1, whole genome shotgun sequence genome encodes:
- the LOC123510645 gene encoding peptidylprolyl isomerase domain and WD repeat-containing protein 1-like — translation MSDAKRKHDEQEGEEGSEEEWIGPRPQEAAAEPRIKKIKVLEHEQMYLENLPCAEYYEKSYMHRDTVTHVVVTKTDFIVTGSCDGHIKFWKKQEEGVEFVKHFRAHLGNVQQLAVNHPGTRLVSLSNDKSLKVFDVENFDMINMMKLDFIPLTGEWIHPVSDPQHTLAVADSESPKIYIFDGHGTNIPLHVLETIHTKPVTIIKYNHRFDVVLSVDEIGMIEYWAGSKKDFQTPTCVNFRSKLDTDLFEFVKNKTVPRCMTISPDGLHFATIGDDKRVRVFKFLTGKMTRVFDESLQHYIELQQQKQQIPNMEFGRRLAVERDVEKGGALGVCNILYDESGYFLLYATMLGVKIVNLHNNRLVRTIGKPENLRLLNLALFQGKVKKNKGPLTMEMEASENPALDSIKADPTLVATAFRKNRFYLFTRRDATDTKSVDTDRDVFNEKPSKEDIIAATEQGGAQRLYETAVLHTSLGDITVKLFPKECPKTVENFCVHVKNGYYNGHLFHRVIKQFMIQTGDPLGTGVGGESIWGTEFEDEFHPSLRHDRPYTLSMANAGPNTNGSQFFFTVIPTPWLDNKHTVFGRVIKGMEVVQNISNVKTNPKTDKPYDDITIISVSVK, via the exons ATGAGTGACGCCAAGAGGAAGCACGATgaacaagagggagaggagggcagtGAGGAGGAGTGGATCGGGCCGAGGCCTCAGGAAGCTGCCGCGGAGCCCAGGATCAAGAAAATCAAAG TGCTGGAGCATGAACAAATGTACCTGGAGAACCTGCCGTGTGCCGAGTATTATGAGAAGAGCTACATGCACCGGGACACAGTGACTCACGTGGTGGTGACCAA GACAGATTTCATTGTCACTGGGAGTTGTGACGGCCACATCAAGTTTtggaagaagcaggaagagggagtggagtTTGTGAAGCATTTCCGTGCCCACCTTGGCAATGTGCAGCAGCTGGCAGTGAACCACCCAGGCACCAGACTGGTCTCCCTCTCAAATGACAAGAGTCTCAAGGTGTTTGATGTGGAAAATTTTG ATATGATCAACATGATGAAGCTGGATTTCATTCCCTTGACGGGGGAGTGGATCCACCCGGTGTCagacccacaacacacacttgcCGTGGCAGACTCTGAGAGTCCTAAAATCTACATATTTGATGGCCATGGCACCAACATACCCTTGCATGTACTGGAGACCATCCACACCAAGCCTGTCACAATCATAAAG tatAACCACAGATTTGATGTTGTTCTTTCTGTGGATGAGATCGGCATGATTGAGTACTGGGCTGGGTCAAAAAAGGACTTCCAGACACCAACTTGTGTCAACTTCAGGTCAAAACTGGACACTGATTTGTTTGAGTTTGTGAAGAACAAGACAGTGCCGCGGTGCATGACCATCTCACCCGATGGACTGCACTTTGCCACAATTGGTGATGACAAGAGA GTAAGAGTGTTCAAGTTCCTTACTGGGAAAATGACCAGAGTGTTTGATGAAAGCTTGCAGCACTACATTGAGCtacagcagcagaaacagcagaTTCCCAACATGGAGTTTGGCAGACG GTTGGCCGTGGAGCGAGATGTGGAGAAGGGAGGAGCTCTGGGAGTTTGCAACATCTTGTACGATGAGAGTGGCTATTTCCTCCTGTATGCCACCATGCTTGGAGTGAAGATTGTCAACCTGCACAACAACCGCCTGGTTCGAACGATTGGAAAGCCTGAGAACTTGCGGCTGCTGAACCTTGCACTCTTCCAG gggaaagtgaagaagaacaAAGGTCCTCTCACCATGGAGATGGAGGCCTCAGAAAACCCTGCCCTGGATTCCATCAAGGCAGATCCAACACTGGTGGCCACAGCCTTCAGAAAGAACCGCTTCTATCTCTTCACCAGGCGAGATGCCACAGACACCAAGAGTGTGGACACTGATCGGGACGTCTTCAATGAGAAGCCTTCCAAGGAGGACATCATTGCTGCCACAGAACAAGGAG GTGCTCAGAGATTGTATGAGACAGCAGTGCTCCACACATCACTTGGGGACATCACAGTGAAGTTGTTCCCCAAGGAGTGCCCCAAGACAGTGGAGAACTTCTGTGTGCACGTTAAGAATGGTTACTACAACGGCCACTTGTTCCACCGCGTCATAAAACAGTTCATGATTCAGACTGGAGATCCACTGG GAACTGGCGTTGGAGGGGAGAGCATTTGGGGAACAGAGTTTGAGGACGAATTTCACCCCTCCCTTCGTCATGACCGCCCCTACACTCTCAGCATGGCAAATGCTGGTCCAAACACCAATGGTTCTCAGTTCTTCTTCACAGTCATTCCCACA CCCTGGCTGGACAACAAGCACACAGTGTTCGGCCGAGTCATCAAGGGAATGGAGGTGGTGCAGAACATCTCCAATGTCAAGACCAATCCCAAGACAGATAAGCCATACGATGACATCACCATAATATCAGTGTCTGTGAAATGA